One Halalkalicoccus tibetensis genomic region harbors:
- a CDS encoding transcriptional regulator, giving the protein MRTRSRDLLELVRRREAVLGCLVDTPRDKRDLTCQLDVSRQTVDRAIRELESAAMVERVEGDYRLTLFGELLYREFASLLDRLECLSSVLDLLAHLPPDTAISADVLVGAEVVPAGHPLPHEPIRRLEELVEGADRLAGYSPVAFPQHVSLFHHQITRTDTEIELFLDTSLIEGLRSGYDEELREALAAPDFTLYRLPEADRPDLGIVLLDDSTVWLGVYGDDGNVRGAAVTGTDAAVAWARDRLADCRAAGQAVPAPSPDG; this is encoded by the coding sequence ATGAGGACACGATCCCGCGACCTCCTCGAGCTCGTTCGCCGCCGAGAGGCGGTGCTCGGGTGTCTGGTCGACACCCCGCGGGACAAACGTGACCTCACGTGCCAGCTCGACGTCTCCCGCCAGACGGTCGATCGGGCGATCCGCGAGCTCGAGTCGGCCGCCATGGTCGAGCGGGTGGAGGGCGACTATCGGCTGACGCTGTTCGGCGAGCTGCTCTATCGCGAGTTCGCGTCGCTGCTCGATCGTTTGGAGTGTCTCTCTTCGGTCCTCGATCTCCTCGCTCACCTCCCGCCCGACACCGCTATCAGCGCGGACGTCCTCGTCGGGGCGGAGGTCGTCCCTGCCGGCCACCCGTTGCCCCACGAGCCGATCCGGCGCCTCGAGGAGCTGGTCGAGGGCGCCGATCGACTCGCGGGCTACTCGCCGGTCGCGTTCCCACAGCACGTCTCGCTGTTCCACCACCAGATCACCCGAACGGACACCGAGATCGAGCTCTTCCTCGATACGTCGCTCATCGAAGGGCTCCGTTCGGGGTACGACGAGGAGCTCCGGGAGGCGCTCGCGGCACCGGATTTCACCCTCTATCGGCTCCCCGAGGCGGACCGCCCCGACCTGGGGATCGTCCTCCTCGACGATTCGACCGTCTGGCTCGGCGTCTACGGCGACGACGGAAACGTCCGAGGCGCGGCCGTTACCGGCACCGATGCCGCTGTCGCCTGGGCCCGCGACAGGCTCGCGGACTGCCGTGCCGCCGGTCAGGCGGTCCCCGCCCCCTCCCCCGATGGATAA